In the genome of Methylococcus sp. EFPC2, the window ACTTGCTCACGGCATAAAACACGTCGCCATTGCTTCCGGGGTAGGCATAACCCTGGTCGATCAGACGCTGGATCATGGCGATGATTTCGCGTATCGAGGCCGTGGCGCGGGGTTCCAGGTCGGGCGGCAGCACGTTCAGGGCGCGCTCGTCCTCGTGCATGGCGCCGATGAAACGTTCGGTCAGGCTTTCGATCGTTTCGCCGTTAAGCTGCGCGCGCGCGATGATCTTGTCGTCGATGTCGGTAATGTTGCGCACATAAGTGACCGCGTAGCCCCGCTGGCGCAGATGGCGTACTACCGTGTCGAACACCACCATCACGCGGGCATGCCCCAGATGGCAATAGTCGTATACGGTCATGCCGCAGACGTACATGCGGACCTTGCCGGGCTCCAGGGGGGTGAATAGTTCTTTCTGGCGGCGGAGCGTGTTGTAGATTTTGAGCATGAGTGTTTCGGAGCGTCGATATTATTGGGGGCGGGCGGCTTAACGGTGGGCGATGAAGTCGGAGCCCGCGCCGTCGGCATCGTGAAGGCCGAGGATTTCACCGCGATGCGCCCTTCGCCCCTGTTCCAATATGGGCACCAGGCCGCCGGCGATCGGATAGTCCCGCAGGTGTTCCGGGGCGACCCAGGCGGCCGCCGTCACGTCGTCGCCGGCGCTGGGAGCGGTTTCGGCCGGGGAGGTGAGTCGGGCGAGGAAGTCTACGATCAGGTAGTGGAAACCCTCCTGGCGACGCTCCACCGCGGCGAGGATGGGGCCCACGGTCACGTCCAGCCCGGTTTCTTCGCGCACTTCCCGGCGGCAGGCCGTAACGAGGCTTTCGCCGGCTTCCAGCCGGCCACCGGGGGCGTGCCAAAGCCCTTGTGCGGGCGGTTTGCCGCGGCGCACCAGCAGGACGCGTTCCCGGTCGTCGAAAACGATTGCGCTGACGCCGATGGCCGGGGTCGGAGCCGGGGTCATGTGACTTCGCCGGCGAATTCCGCCAACCGGCGGTGTATGAGAAACGGATCCAGGGCCGCGTAAAGCTTGCCCAGTTCGGGCCCATCCAGGCGGCCGCTCAACGCGGCGCGCAGCGGCATGAACAATTGCTTGCCTTTCGCTCCCGTGCGCGCCTTGAGTCCGGTCATGAAGAGATCGAAATTCTCCCCGGCCTCGGAGGCGGCGTCCAGGGCCGCCAGATAGAAGCCGGTGCCTGCGTTTTGGGCGACCGCGGCTTCCTCGGCGCCCACTAACAGTTCTTCGGTGAAGAGTATACGCGCCCATTCGTGCGCCTGATCGGGAAACACGCAGTTGCTGCGCACGATATCCAGGAACAGCGCTGTACGGTTGGCCGGCAGGATGGCGCGGGTTTCTTCGCGCAGCCATTGCAACAGTTCGCTGTCGTCCGCTGCGCGAACCGCCAATTCCTGCCAGTGCTTGAGGTGGGCAATGTCGAATCGGGAGGGCGATTTGCCCAGGTGGGCAATGTTGAACTTCGCTTTGAGTGCGGCGAAATCCAGCAAGTCGTCCTGTTCGTAGTGATGGCCGACCCGCGCCAGCATGTTGAGCAGCGCGGAGGGGAAATAGCCTTCTTCGCGCAATTGCTTGATGCTGCGGCTGCCGTTGCGTTTGGACAGGGGTGCGCCGTCTTCGCCGAGTATCAGTGCAATGTGGGCATAGGAAGGGGAGGCTAGCGCCAGGGCCCGCAGCAGCAGTAATTGTCTCGGCGTGTTGCTGAGATGGTCTTCGCCCCGAACCACACGGCCGACGCTCATGAGCGCGTCGTCGATCGCGTTGCAGAAGAAGAAGGCGGGAGAGCCGTCGGCACGGCGTATGATGAAGTCGCCGATGTCGTCGGTGGCGAATTTCTGCGGCCCCCGCACTTCGTCGTCGAATTCCACGCTGACTCCGCGCGGCACACGGAAACGCAAGGTGGGCTGCAGACCCTGGTCCCGGCGGCGTTCGACTTCTTCCCTGGTTAACCGCGAGCATTTGCCGCTGTAACGGGGCGGCTGGCCGGCATTGAGCTGCACCTTGCGGGAAATTTCCAGCTCACTCGCCGTGCAGAAGCAGGGATAGGCCAAGTCGTCTTGTTCCAGGCGCTCATAGTAATGACGATAGATTTCCCCCCGGCGCGACTGAAAATAGTCAACCTCGGGCTGGGCCGAGCCGGGGCCTTCGTCCCAGGTCAAACCCATCCAGCGCAAGTCGTCGAGCAGTTCCGAGACGAATTCCGGACGGCTCCGTTCGGCGTCGGTGTCCTCGATCCGCAGGAGGAAACGGTCGCCCAAGAGCGCGCTGAACAGTGCGGTGCGCGCATTGCCTAGGTGCATCAGTCCGGTCGGGCTGGGGGCGAAGCGGGTTTTTCGAGGGCTCATGGCCTTGGGTCTTGGCGTTCCAAAAAAGGACCGGCACTTTAGCAACAAGGGCCGCGGGGCGGCAAGGAGGCTCGGGCCGGGCTCCGGGGAGGGGCGCTTACGGCGACTTCCTGTTCAGCACGCCGCTCGTAGTATCCAGCAGGCCTTCCGGTACCAAGGATGGCGTGCTTATCCAACGAGCTTTCAGCGGCACCGGGGTCAGCGTGCAAGTGCGCTTGATTGCGCGGATCGCATAGGCGGCCGCCAGGTGGGCCATGGATCGTCCGAACAGGGTGGCCGGTGTGCGGATCGTGTGATCCAGGGAGTAGTCGAAGCCGGCCTGCCATTCGGCCTCGATGCTTAGCTGGTTTAACCAGTCGATCAGGCGGTGGTGAGCAATCAGCTTGTCCCTCATGTCGCCCTGGAAGGGGGGGAGGCGCTTGAACAGTCCGGAGAGGCTCCAAGGGTTCAAACCCAGGATGTGCAGATGGCCGCCGGGTTTCAGGACTCGCTCGATTTCCGCTAGCACGGCCCTGGGCTCGTTTTCGAATTCGAGCAGGTGGGGGAGTATGGCGGTATCGATGCTGGCGGTGGCGATGGGGAGTTGATCCGGGTAGGCCAGGGTCAGATTCAGCGGCGTAAGCCCGCCATCGGCACTGGCTGACAGCAAGATGAAGTCACGCCGCGATTCGTCGCTAATGTATTGATTTTCTGAGAATATGGGGCCAACTTGTAATATCTTATGATTATAAGTAGGATGTAATATGTCCAAAAGGTACGATGCTTCGGCCTTTTGCAAAGTTACTCCAAGCTTCGTCGTTCGGTACCAGGCCATGAACGCTTGGCGAGGATGCGGCGATGGAGTGCTGGTTTCTTTTGATCTCATTGTGTTGAGCGGCTCGTTAATGCAATGACTCGCCGAGTGTCTATCCAGAAGGAAACAATCATGAAGCAGCGAAAGCCTAACGGTCGTTTTCTATGCTGTGCGTCGATATTTGCGCTGTTCCTGAGTGCCTGTAGCCAGCAGGGCGGCAAGGTCAAAAGCGATGCGAGTTTAAGCGAGAACGCTGCGGCAGAGTCAACGGCGGCGGGCAAGTCGCGCATTTTTCATATATCCCGGAAACGGGGCGCCATCAGCATCGGTGCCAATGGCAAGCCCAAATACGACAATCTTTGGGACCGTTTGTTCGATCTTTATGCGTTCCCCGAGGTTGAGCACCAGGATATCGAGCGCGAACTCAACTGGTTCATCAACCACCCCAGTTACATCGAACGGGTCCAGGAGCGCGCCGAGCCGTTCTTGTATTCCATCATCCTGCATATCGAAAAGCAGCATGTGCCGGGTGAAATTGCCCTGCTCCCGGTAATCGAAAGTGCCTTCCAGCCTCACGCCATTTCTCCTGCCAATGCGGCAGGACTGTGGCAGTTCATCCCGGCCACCGGGAAAAACTACGGGTTGAAGAAGAGCCGCTCGTACGACGGACGCCGCGACGTTTATGCGTCCACTCGGGCTGCGGTCAAATATTTGAAAAAACTGCGCGCCGACTTTAACGGCGACTGGTTGCTGGCCGTGGCCGCCTACAACTGCGGTGAAGGTGCCGTGTCCCGCGCGATCCAGAAAAACGCCGCCAAAGGATTGCCCACCGACTTCTGGTCTTTGGATCTGCCGCAAGAAACGCGGTCCTATGTGCCGCGCTTGTTGGCGGTTTCTCGCCTGTTCGTGGATTCCGAACGCTATGGCATCGATTTGCGGCCTATTCCCAACAAAGCGCTATACCGGGCGGTCCGGGTGAAGGACCAGTTGGATCTGGCTTTGGCCGCCGACGCCGCCGATATCAGCCTGAATCAGTTGATAGCGCTAAACCCCGGCTTCAAGGGGCAATATGCCGATGTGGACGGCAGCTATCATCTTTACGTGCCGGCTAATAAGAGCAAAGGATTTAAAGAGGAGTTGGCGCGCCTGGTACAGGAGCAAGCCGTCTTCGGTGGCAATTCGATGCAGAAAGAAGTGTCGCCGGTGCAGGATGAGCTGGAGGTTGCGCAATCTGAGGAGCATACGGTCTCCATAAAGGAAAAATCGAGGTCCGATACCACGCATGTCCACGCGAAGAAGGCTCAGTCTCGCGATGATGAACCCGGCACTTCGGTCAAAGTCGTCCACAAGCTGCGAGGCGGAGCGGAAGATGACGAGGCATTGAACAGGAAGCAGGCCAAGGCCGGCGAACCGGACAAGAAGGCGGTCTACACCGTGCGCAACGGCGACACTTTGTATTCGATCGCCCGCAGCCATTCGGTGGGGGTCGATGATTTGACCAGCTGGAACAAGTTGTCCAAAAAGAACGGTATACGGCCGGGTATGACCTTGTCACTGGCCGCCAAGGATACCACCGCCAGAAAACTTCCCCTCTCGGTTGCCGGAGCGGGTATCAGATCCTCCCAGTCGATCAAATACACCGTGCGCCAAGGTGATTCGATTTTTGCGATTTCCAAACGCTTCAATGTCAGCGTGGCGGAACTGCGGAAGTGGAACGGTCCGAGGGCCGATAAGCAGTTCAAGCCGGGCGTCAATCTGACCGTGGCTGCCGACAGGAACTGAAGTTCCTCGAACCGGTCGCGAGGTGCTCGGCGTTTTCGTCTTTAGTTCGGCTGCGTCGCTCTCTAGGTATCGGAAGTTCGGATATGGGAAGCGGGACGCTCAGTCTCCCGTGCGATGGTGAGCCTACGGTTTAGTGAAGTGCCATCGCCCCGATATGCTAACGGTCCTTGATCCCGACGATCCCCTGCAACCCTTCCCGAGTGTGAGCGAGGCGCTAAACGAGCCCAACGGCCTGCTGGCGGTCGGAGGATGCCTCGCTCCCGCGCGTCTGGAATCGGCTTACCGCCATGGCATATTCCCGTGGTACGGCGCTGGGGAGCCTATCTTGTGGTGGTCTCCCGATCCTCGCCTGGTGTTGCGGCCGGAACACTTGGTTACGACCCGGAGTCTGAGAAAACTGCTCAGGCAGGGGCGATTCGAGTTCCGTTTCGACACCGCGTTCGATGCCGTCATCGAGGCATGCGCCGAACCGCGCGCTTATGCGGATTCAACCTGGATCACCCCGTCGATGAAGCGAGCCTACAACGATCTGCATCGGCTGGGTTTGGCTCATTCCTTCGAAGTCTGGCTTGACGGCGCGCTCGTTGGCGGTTTGTACGGTGTCGCTATCGGCCGGGTATTCTTCGGCGAGTCCATGTTTCACCGCGTCAGCAACGCGTCCAAAGCCGCTTTCGTCCTAGGCGCGGAACGCTTGCAGGCTTGGGGCTACGCCTTGATCGATTGCCAGGTTCATACGTCGCATCTGGAGGGTTTCGGTGCCCGTGAAGTGGCGCGCAGCGATTTCATCGACATGCTGCATGTCTATTGCAATCAATTCGTTGCGGAACAGGCCTGGTGCCGCCCATGAGGAGAATCTCCCTCTATCTTGATCGTCCCCACGATTGTTCTTATCTAGCCGGTCGTGAGGCGCGTTTGGCTTATGTCGATCCGACGCTGTCCATGACAACGGAAATCTACGGCGAGTTGGCGCCGCTGGGGTTTCGTCGCAGCGGCAATCTGGTTTATCGACCCCAGTGTCCTGGGTGTTCCGCTTGTGTTCCGGTGCGCATCCCGCTCTCGCGCTTTCGGCCGAACCGTTCGCAGCACCGTATCGAGCGACTCAATCGGGACGTGATCGTGACGATGCGCCCAGCCGCCTACACCGACGAGTCCTACGAACTGTTCCGGCGCTATCTGGGCGCGCGCCACAGTGACGGTGGAATGGCCGACTCCGGGGCGGGTGAGTTCATCGGCTTCTTGGCCAGCGATTGGTCCGACACGGTATTTATCGAATTTCGTCTTGAAAAACGGTTGTTTGCGGTGGCAGTCGTGGATCGGTTCAAGGATGCCTGGTCTGCTGTGTATACCTTTTTCGATCCGGACTACGCCGCAAGAAGTCCGGGCGTTCTGGCCGTCTTATGGCAGATCACCGAAGCGCGGCATTTAGGGTTGGATTGGCTATATCTGGGTTACTGGATAGGGGCCTGCCGGAAAATGGCTTACAAGACCCAGTATCGGCCATTGGAAGCTTATGTTGGCGGGCAATGGCGATTGTTCGAAAAAGGCGAGAACATTGAATATTGATGTGCTAACATCGCCCTTTTTGAGGCGCTGTACCGCGCCGCGTTCAGGGCGATAGAGACGGGGTTTATGTCGAAAGAAGATCAGATCGAAATGGAAGGCAAGGTCATAGAAACCTTGCCCAACACGACTTTTCGAGTGGAATTGGATAACGGGCATGTCATCATTGCCCATATTTCCGGCAAGATGCGCAAGCATTATATCCGCATCCTGACGGGCGACCGGGTGAAGGTCGAGATGACCCCCTATGATCTGACCAAGGGACGCATCACCTTTCGCCAGCGCTGAGAGACGGCATCAGGCCGTCTCGGGGGTTTTTTCCGATTGGTTCACGAAGTCGAAGGCCAAACGGTCTTCCTCGTCGACGCTGATCCTCACCATGCCGCCCTCTGTCAGCTTGCCGAACAGGATTTCCTCGGCGAGCGGCTTCTTGATGTTTTCCTGTATCACCCGGGCCATGGGCCTCGCACCCATCTTGGGGTCCCAGCCGCGCTTGGCTAGCCACTCGCGCGCATCGGGTTCCAGCGCCAGCGAAACCCGCTTTTCCGCAAGTTGCGCTTCCAGTTCGAAAATAAACTTGTCGACGACCTGACGGATGACTTCGTCGTCCAAGGCCTTGAATTGTATGACGGCGTCCAGCCGGTTGCGGAATTCCGGGGTGAACATCTTTTCCACCGCTTTGAGCCCGTCGCTGGAGTGGTCCTGAGCGGTGAATCCTATTGATGGGCGGTCGCTTTCGAAGGCGCCCGCATTGGTGGTCATGATCAGCACGATGTTACGGAAGTCCGCCTTGCGTCCGTTGTTGTCGGTGAGGGTTCCGTGATCCATGACCTGCAGCAGCAGGTTGAATACGTCCGGGTGGGCCTTCTCGATCTCGTCCAGCAACAGGACGGCGTGGGGTTGTTTGCTGACCGCTTCGGTCAATAGTCCCCCCTGATCGAAGCCGACGTAGCCCGGCGGCGCGCCTATCAGCCGGGAAACGGTGTGACGCTCCATGTATTCCGACATGTCGAAGCGGATGAGCTCGATGCCCATCACCTTGGCCAGCTGACGGCTGACTTCGGTCTTGCCGACGCCGGTGGGCCCCGCAAACAGGAAAGAACCGATGGTTTTCTGGGTTTCCCGCAGGCCCGCCCGCGACAGTTTGATGGCGGAAGCCAGCGCATCGATCGCATCGTCCTGACCGAATACCAGCATCTTTAGATTTTTCTCCAAGTTTTTCAGCTTGTCCCTGTCGTTGCCTGAAATACTCTTGGGGGGGATGCGGGCGATCTTGGCGACGATGTCCTCGATTTCCAAGGTGCCGATCAGCTTCTTGCGCCGTGAACTCGGCAACAGGCGCTGACAGGCGCCGGCTTCGTCGATCACATCGATGGCCTTGTCGGGTAGATGCCGGTCGTTGATGTAGCGGGCGGAGAGTTCGGCCGCAGAGCGCAACGCGGCCTGAGAATATTTGACCGAGTGATGCGACTCGAAGCGCGATTTCAGTCCTTTGAGGATGTGGAAGGTCTCGTCAACCGTAGGCTCGTGGATGTCGATTTTCTGGAAGCGGCGGGCCAGCGCCCGGTCCTTTTCGAAGATGCCCCGGTATTCCTGGTAAGTGGTTGAGCCTATGCAGCGCAGTTCCCCCGAGGCCAGGACCGGCTTGATCAGATTGGAGGCGTCCATGACCCCGCCCGAAGCCGAACCCGCGCCGATGATGGTGTGGATTTCGTCGATGAACAGAATGGCGTCGGGCTGTTTCTTCAATTGCGCCAGCAAGGCCTTGAGACGCTTCTCGAAATCGCCGCGGTATTTGGTGCCCGCGACCAGTGCTCCCAAGTCCAAGGAGTAGATGGTGCTGCGGGACAGTATCTCCGGTACCTCGCCTTCGACGATTTTCTTCGCCAAACCTTCGGCGATCGCGGTCTTGCCCACGCCGGCTTCGCCCACCAGCAGCGGATTGTTTTTGCGGCGGCGGCACAAAACCTGCACCGTGCGTTCGATTTCTTCCTTACGCCCGATCAGCGGGTCTATCTTGCCGCGCCGCGCCTGTTCGTTGAGATTCGCGGCGAATTTCTCCAGCGGGTTGGCTGAATTCGCGCCTTCCTGCTCCTCTCCTTCGTTCACGGAGGGGGTGCTGCTGCCTTCGCTTTCGCTCTGCACCTTGGAAATGCCGTGGGAAATGTAGTTGACGATGTCCAGCCGTGAGATGTCCTGTTTGTTCAGCAGGTGTATGGCATGGGAGTCTTGCTCGCTGAACAGCGCCACCAAGATGTTGGCTCCGGTCACTTCCTTCTTGCCCGAGGATTGGACATGGAAGGCCGCTCTCTGCAATACACGCTGGAAGCCGAGCGTAGGCT includes:
- a CDS encoding NUDIX hydrolase, with translation MTPAPTPAIGVSAIVFDDRERVLLVRRGKPPAQGLWHAPGGRLEAGESLVTACRREVREETGLDVTVGPILAAVERRQEGFHYLIVDFLARLTSPAETAPSAGDDVTAAAWVAPEHLRDYPIAGGLVPILEQGRRAHRGEILGLHDADGAGSDFIAHR
- a CDS encoding transglycosylase SLT domain-containing protein, translating into MSIQKETIMKQRKPNGRFLCCASIFALFLSACSQQGGKVKSDASLSENAAAESTAAGKSRIFHISRKRGAISIGANGKPKYDNLWDRLFDLYAFPEVEHQDIERELNWFINHPSYIERVQERAEPFLYSIILHIEKQHVPGEIALLPVIESAFQPHAISPANAAGLWQFIPATGKNYGLKKSRSYDGRRDVYASTRAAVKYLKKLRADFNGDWLLAVAAYNCGEGAVSRAIQKNAAKGLPTDFWSLDLPQETRSYVPRLLAVSRLFVDSERYGIDLRPIPNKALYRAVRVKDQLDLALAADAADISLNQLIALNPGFKGQYADVDGSYHLYVPANKSKGFKEELARLVQEQAVFGGNSMQKEVSPVQDELEVAQSEEHTVSIKEKSRSDTTHVHAKKAQSRDDEPGTSVKVVHKLRGGAEDDEALNRKQAKAGEPDKKAVYTVRNGDTLYSIARSHSVGVDDLTSWNKLSKKNGIRPGMTLSLAAKDTTARKLPLSVAGAGIRSSQSIKYTVRQGDSIFAISKRFNVSVAELRKWNGPRADKQFKPGVNLTVAADRN
- a CDS encoding arginyltransferase, which produces MRRISLYLDRPHDCSYLAGREARLAYVDPTLSMTTEIYGELAPLGFRRSGNLVYRPQCPGCSACVPVRIPLSRFRPNRSQHRIERLNRDVIVTMRPAAYTDESYELFRRYLGARHSDGGMADSGAGEFIGFLASDWSDTVFIEFRLEKRLFAVAVVDRFKDAWSAVYTFFDPDYAARSPGVLAVLWQITEARHLGLDWLYLGYWIGACRKMAYKTQYRPLEAYVGGQWRLFEKGENIEY
- the gltX gene encoding glutamate--tRNA ligase; translated protein: MSPRKTRFAPSPTGLMHLGNARTALFSALLGDRFLLRIEDTDAERSRPEFVSELLDDLRWMGLTWDEGPGSAQPEVDYFQSRRGEIYRHYYERLEQDDLAYPCFCTASELEISRKVQLNAGQPPRYSGKCSRLTREEVERRRDQGLQPTLRFRVPRGVSVEFDDEVRGPQKFATDDIGDFIIRRADGSPAFFFCNAIDDALMSVGRVVRGEDHLSNTPRQLLLLRALALASPSYAHIALILGEDGAPLSKRNGSRSIKQLREEGYFPSALLNMLARVGHHYEQDDLLDFAALKAKFNIAHLGKSPSRFDIAHLKHWQELAVRAADDSELLQWLREETRAILPANRTALFLDIVRSNCVFPDQAHEWARILFTEELLVGAEEAAVAQNAGTGFYLAALDAASEAGENFDLFMTGLKARTGAKGKQLFMPLRAALSGRLDGPELGKLYAALDPFLIHRRLAEFAGEVT
- the aat gene encoding leucyl/phenylalanyl-tRNA--protein transferase, whose amino-acid sequence is MLTVLDPDDPLQPFPSVSEALNEPNGLLAVGGCLAPARLESAYRHGIFPWYGAGEPILWWSPDPRLVLRPEHLVTTRSLRKLLRQGRFEFRFDTAFDAVIEACAEPRAYADSTWITPSMKRAYNDLHRLGLAHSFEVWLDGALVGGLYGVAIGRVFFGESMFHRVSNASKAAFVLGAERLQAWGYALIDCQVHTSHLEGFGAREVARSDFIDMLHVYCNQFVAEQAWCRP
- the infA gene encoding translation initiation factor IF-1, translating into MSKEDQIEMEGKVIETLPNTTFRVELDNGHVIIAHISGKMRKHYIRILTGDRVKVEMTPYDLTKGRITFRQR
- a CDS encoding class I SAM-dependent methyltransferase, which gives rise to MLSASADGGLTPLNLTLAYPDQLPIATASIDTAILPHLLEFENEPRAVLAEIERVLKPGGHLHILGLNPWSLSGLFKRLPPFQGDMRDKLIAHHRLIDWLNQLSIEAEWQAGFDYSLDHTIRTPATLFGRSMAHLAAAYAIRAIKRTCTLTPVPLKARWISTPSLVPEGLLDTTSGVLNRKSP
- the clpA gene encoding ATP-dependent Clp protease ATP-binding subunit ClpA codes for the protein MLSKELEHSLNTVFRVAYEKRHEFVTVEHLLLSMLDNEAALEVLRACGGNIDLLKRELQEFLDETTPLIPPGVKRETQPTLGFQRVLQRAAFHVQSSGKKEVTGANILVALFSEQDSHAIHLLNKQDISRLDIVNYISHGISKVQSESEGSSTPSVNEGEEQEGANSANPLEKFAANLNEQARRGKIDPLIGRKEEIERTVQVLCRRRKNNPLLVGEAGVGKTAIAEGLAKKIVEGEVPEILSRSTIYSLDLGALVAGTKYRGDFEKRLKALLAQLKKQPDAILFIDEIHTIIGAGSASGGVMDASNLIKPVLASGELRCIGSTTYQEYRGIFEKDRALARRFQKIDIHEPTVDETFHILKGLKSRFESHHSVKYSQAALRSAAELSARYINDRHLPDKAIDVIDEAGACQRLLPSSRRKKLIGTLEIEDIVAKIARIPPKSISGNDRDKLKNLEKNLKMLVFGQDDAIDALASAIKLSRAGLRETQKTIGSFLFAGPTGVGKTEVSRQLAKVMGIELIRFDMSEYMERHTVSRLIGAPPGYVGFDQGGLLTEAVSKQPHAVLLLDEIEKAHPDVFNLLLQVMDHGTLTDNNGRKADFRNIVLIMTTNAGAFESDRPSIGFTAQDHSSDGLKAVEKMFTPEFRNRLDAVIQFKALDDEVIRQVVDKFIFELEAQLAEKRVSLALEPDAREWLAKRGWDPKMGARPMARVIQENIKKPLAEEILFGKLTEGGMVRISVDEEDRLAFDFVNQSEKTPETA